TATTTAGTAGAGGCCGTTCAAAGTCAAATTCATATAGAAAAATTAAATTATGATAAAGAAGAAGATTTTCTAGTAGTATTAGGTCCGAGTCGAGATGTAATAAAGGAAAAAATAAAAGCAAGTTGGTTTGAAAAATTTGAAACTAATATAGAGATCCTATAATATTTTAATAACTTGAGTTGTGTAATTTTTTAAATAGATATATTGATTTTGCTATAACTTAAATATGAAAAAATTATCTGACAACAAAGGAGCGCAGAAAATATGAAGCAAGTGGAAGAAATCATATATGAATTAGAAGAACTCAGAAGAGAATTGAATAGTTTGATTAGCGAAAAAACAAAACTTATTGAATCACAAGTTATAGAAACAAGTCAAAAACTAGATGCAGTATTAAATACATATAGTAGATTGACACAAAGTTAAAAATATAAACAAGAATGACGGGTATTGTGAACACTGATTCTAAAGGAGAGTTATAAATGAGATTTTTAAAAGAATTTTTTCCAGAATTCACAGAAAAATTAGATGAAATTGATCAATTATATACGGAAAAAAGAATGATTGATGAAAAAACATATCAATTTATTTGTTTCGCCCTATCAATAAAAGGAAGATCAAAGCCTTGTGTTTTAAAACACTTTAAGGAAGCTATAGATGCAGGAGCAACTGAAAAGGAATTGTCATACATTTTGGCATTAGTTATGCGAGAAGCTGCAGGGGCAGATGACTGTTGGACTCATGATGTAATTAGTGATTGGAAGAGTATTGTAAAAGGAGAAGTATGTTGCGATTGCGCAAAATAAGTTAGACACAACTGATATTTCCTTTTAAAGCTATTATAATGAGATAAGAGATTAGAGTTTTATATGGGAAGGGGAATTTCTATTGAAGGTTTTTTCTGATTTTAATTTTACTATTGATAAAAAAAGAGTATTCAATTATATAGATTGTTATGAAGGTCGGAGAATATACAAGACTATATCCAAGAT
This window of the Anaeromicrobium sediminis genome carries:
- a CDS encoding Spo0E family sporulation regulatory protein-aspartic acid phosphatase, which produces MKQVEEIIYELEELRRELNSLISEKTKLIESQVIETSQKLDAVLNTYSRLTQS
- a CDS encoding carboxymuconolactone decarboxylase family protein; its protein translation is MRFLKEFFPEFTEKLDEIDQLYTEKRMIDEKTYQFICFALSIKGRSKPCVLKHFKEAIDAGATEKELSYILALVMREAAGADDCWTHDVISDWKSIVKGEVCCDCAK